One stretch of Halapricum desulfuricans DNA includes these proteins:
- the thsA gene encoding thermosome subunit alpha has protein sequence MGGQPLFILEEDTERTQGKDAQSSNISAGKAVSEAVRTTLGPRGMDKMLVSDDGDVVITNDGATILGEMDIEHPAAQMIVEVAESQEEDVGDGTTTASVLAGELLSKAESMLDDDVHPTTIVEGYHEAASLAQEAIDEQVIATDLDDDQLLQVAKSSMTGKGTGDVAGDVLAEVVVDAVRAVQGEDGVDRDAISLQTQIGAASSATEVIEGVVVDEEPAHENMPRTVEDGAVAIIDGAIELQESNVDAEYNVTNVDQLNAALDAEEQELRGYAEALADLGAEIVFTTDDIDDRVQAYLAKDGILAFEDLSSDDLASIRSASGATRVSGVKALEADDLGTASVSVRSYGEDELAFVEGPEAETVTVFARGSTEHVLDEVERALQDALDVVTAALDKGGIVPGAGATEIAVAAHLRDHAASIEGRKQLAVEAFADAVDVLPRTLAENTGMDPIDALVDLRAAYDGGDCAGIISEGQTGAVTDPLEHGVFDPAAVKHEAVHSATEAATMIVRIDDVISSS, from the coding sequence ATGGGCGGACAGCCCCTTTTCATCCTCGAGGAAGACACCGAGCGGACACAGGGCAAGGACGCACAGAGTTCGAACATCTCGGCCGGGAAGGCCGTCAGCGAAGCCGTCCGGACCACGCTCGGTCCGCGCGGGATGGACAAGATGCTCGTCTCCGACGACGGCGACGTCGTCATCACCAACGACGGTGCGACCATTCTGGGCGAGATGGACATCGAGCACCCGGCGGCCCAGATGATCGTCGAGGTCGCCGAGAGCCAGGAAGAGGACGTCGGCGACGGGACGACCACGGCCTCGGTACTCGCGGGCGAACTCCTCTCGAAGGCCGAGAGCATGCTCGACGACGACGTCCACCCGACGACGATCGTCGAGGGCTATCACGAGGCGGCCAGCCTCGCTCAGGAGGCCATCGACGAGCAGGTCATCGCGACCGACCTCGACGACGACCAGCTCCTGCAGGTCGCCAAATCCAGCATGACCGGCAAGGGCACCGGCGACGTCGCCGGCGACGTGCTGGCGGAAGTCGTCGTCGATGCGGTCCGTGCCGTGCAGGGCGAGGACGGCGTCGATCGAGACGCGATCTCTCTGCAGACCCAGATCGGTGCCGCGTCCTCTGCGACGGAAGTGATCGAGGGCGTCGTCGTCGACGAGGAGCCGGCCCACGAGAACATGCCCCGGACCGTCGAGGACGGGGCCGTCGCGATCATCGACGGCGCGATCGAGCTGCAGGAGAGCAACGTCGACGCCGAGTACAACGTCACCAACGTCGACCAGCTCAACGCCGCGCTGGACGCCGAAGAGCAGGAACTTCGCGGGTACGCCGAGGCGCTGGCAGATCTCGGTGCCGAGATCGTCTTCACGACCGACGACATCGACGACCGCGTGCAGGCGTATCTCGCCAAAGACGGGATCCTCGCGTTCGAGGACCTCTCCAGCGACGATCTGGCGTCGATCCGGTCGGCCAGCGGCGCGACCCGCGTCAGCGGCGTCAAGGCACTGGAAGCCGACGATCTGGGGACGGCCTCGGTCAGCGTCCGGAGCTACGGCGAGGACGAGCTCGCGTTCGTCGAAGGGCCGGAAGCCGAGACGGTCACGGTCTTCGCCCGCGGCAGCACCGAGCACGTCCTCGACGAGGTCGAGCGCGCGCTGCAGGACGCGCTGGACGTCGTGACGGCCGCGCTTGATAAAGGCGGCATCGTCCCCGGCGCGGGCGCGACCGAGATCGCCGTCGCGGCGCATCTCCGCGATCACGCCGCCTCGATCGAGGGGCGCAAGCAGCTGGCCGTCGAGGCCTTCGCCGACGCTGTCGACGTCCTGCCGCGCACGCTCGCGGAGAACACCGGCATGGACCCCATCGACGCGCTGGTCGACCTCCGCGCGGCCTACGACGGCGGCGACTGCGCGGGTATCATCTCCGAGGGCCAGACTGGCGCCGTCACTGACCCGCTCGAACACGGCGTCTTCGACCCCGCCGCGGTCAAACACGAGGCCGTCCACAGCGCGACCGAGGCAGCCACGATGATCGTCCGCATCGACGACGTCATCTCCTCGTCGTGA